Below is a window of Saccharomonospora viridis DSM 43017 DNA.
CACGTCGTCGACTTCCTGTCCAAGGTCGGCTGCTCCGACGGCACCACCATCCGAATCGGAATGTCCGAATGGGATTCCTACCGAATCGGGATCGCCGAACGCCTTGTGGAACTGGCCGATCAGGGCTGCGGGGTCCGCATCGTGCGGGGGCTCATGGACGAGGAGGTGTCCGAGTCGCTGACAGGACACCCGAACATCGCGATGCGTACGCTCGACGACTCGGACGCGCTGCCCGGCCGCATCCACTCGAAGTACCTCATCGTCGAGGGTGAGGTCGACGGTGACGACGACGCCCGCTGGGTACTCACCGGAAGTCCGAACTTCAACCACACCTCGTTGCGGCGCAACGACGAAGCGATGATCGAGACCAACCTGAGCTCGTTGTACGAGCAGTACCGGGACAACTTCGAAAAGATGTACGCCACGGCGAAGTGACCACAGGACCCGACCGCGCGGTGCGGACGGACCCGACCGCGCGGTCGTGCCGCGGGTTACAAAAGCCGTGGGGGAAGCGGGATCGAGACGGAATACCCCTACGCGGCCACGGCTCGGTGGTCGGGTGGGACGTTGTACTCGATCAGCGCCGCGGGATCGGTGCCGTTCCAACGGACCGTGGTGACGGCGCAGTTCCGGAACACCGGGAACACCCGGCGATAGGAGCTCAAGGGAAGTCCAAGCAGTCGGCACAACAACAACCGGTGCGCGGTGGAGTGACCGACCACGAGCACCGTCTCGTTGGGATGTTCTCGCACGATGTCGGCGGCACAGGCGGCCATTCGCTCCGCGGCGTGAACGGGATCCTCGCCGCCGGGCAGGTGATTCGCCACCGGATCGGCCACGAAAGCCCTACGGGCCTCGGGGAACGCCTCGTCCATCTCCGCCCCGGTGAGCCCTTCCCCCCGGCCGAAGTCGAGCTCCACCAGCCGCTCGTCGATCCGCATCGACAGGCCGGTGGCCTTCGCGATGGGGGCCGCGGTGTCCCGTGCCCTGCTCAGCGGTGACACCCACAGCGCGTGCGGTGGGGATGTGGCGGCCCAGCGGGCGAAGGCTTCCGCCTGTCGATGGCCCCGCTCGGTCAGTGGTACGTCACTGCGGCCGGTGTAGCGGTTGTCGTGGTGCCAGATGGTCTCCCCGTGCCGGACGAGGATCAGATCGGTCATCGTGCGCTCCGTTTCCGTGCGTGCGTCGCGAGTTCATCGGGCAACCATCCCCGGCCGTGCAGGGCCTCGACCAACGTCAGATAGCCCTCGGTCAGGACGTCCCGAGCCGCTGGGTCGGGCTCGACGACCTCGGCGTCACGCACCAGGTCGCGGGCGGCCTCCGCCAGAGACGACTCGTGGGACCGTGCCAACAAAGCCATGCCGGCGGCCGGATCGGCGTCGCGGGGCACGCTGATCGGGCGGTCCAGGACGGTCGCCCGCAGTCGGGTCCAATAGCGGTTGCGGGCGCCTCCGCCGGTGGTGGTCACCGTGCCGTCGGTGGGGGCGCCGAGCAGGTCGAGGTAGTCGAAGCACAGCCTTTCCACGAACGCGACACCGCGCAGCACCGCCGCGTAGGCGTCCACGTCGTCGGCCGGTTCGCCGAGGGTGAACCGGTGTGCCTCCGCCGCCACGAACGGGAAACGTTCTCCCTTGGACACCAGGGGATAGGTGACGACAGTGCTTTGTGGACGTTCAGCGGCCAGCGTCGTGAGCCGGTCGAGGTCCGCCCCTGCGAAGAGTTCACTGAGGACACCGGCGCCCACGCTGGACGCGCCGCCCGGCAGCCAGTTTCCGCCGGGAGCGCGGTGGGAGTACACGACCCCGAGCGGGTCGCGCACCCTGAGGTCGGTGACACCCTTGAGCACCAGGGTGGTGCCGAGGACGCTGTTCCACGAGCCGACCGTGAGGGTGCCCGAGCCCAGCACCGACGCGCAGCCGTCGGTCATCCCCGCGATGATCGGCGTGCCCACGGGGATGCCCGTCAGCTCGGCGGCCTCGGGGCCGACCTCGCCGATCGGTGTGCCCGGTCGCACCACCTCGGGCAGCACCGCCTCGGGCACGTGCAACGCGGCGAGGACGTCCTCCGGCCAGCGTTCGTTGTCGAGGTCGTAGCCGGTCTTGAGGGCATGGCTGGAATCCGCCGCCGTGCGGCGGCCGGCGAGCAGACTCGTGAGGTAGTCGGCCTGGTGCAGCAGCCTGCCGGTGTCCGCCGCGGCGTGATGTTCGAGCAGCCACAGCAGTTTCGGCAACGCCCACGACGCCTGTGGTCGATAGCCCAGGCGACCCCAGAGTTCCTCGCCCGCCTCGACGGCCCGTCGTGCCTCGTCCTCCGCGCGGGCGTCGTCGTACATCAGCCCCGGCGTCAAGGGTTCGAGCCGGTCGTCGGCGAGCAGTATCGTGCCCGACGTCGCGCACAGCGCGAGCCCCCGCACTGGCCGAGCGCCGACGCCCTCCATGGTTTGTGAACACGCCGCGATCAGAGCGGACCACCACTTGTCGGGGTCCTGCTCGTGGCGCCGCCCTTCGCGAACACTGCGCAGGGGGTGCGATCCGCTCGCGACGGTGGTTCCGGTGTGGTCGGTCGCCACACAGCGCACGCTCTGGGTGCCGACGTCGAGACCAAGCCACACGGGGGCGCTGATCGTGTTGTCCGTACTGGGTGCCATGCCGGGTCTTCCTGTTGTCGCCTGCCTCGTCACTGGGTCGTGTCGCGGTGCCAGCCTCGTGCGGAGATCCCCCGAAGGTCGCGGAACCGCGCGTAGACCTCGTGATAGCGCTGCACGCGCTCGGGATCGGGATCGTACGTGCGTTCAGTGTGGACGTAGCGTCGAGCGGCGGTGGTGATGTCCGGCTCGACACCGGTGGCGACGAGGCCGGTGAGGAAAGCGCCCTTCGCCCCCGCTTCGGCGTCGGCGGGACGCACCACGGGAACTCCGACGACATCGGCGATGATCTCGCACCAGAGGGAGCTGTTCGTGCCGCCGCCACACAGCCGCAGTTCCGTGGCGTCGACGTCCGCGGCCAGCACACAGTCCTTGATCACCATGGTGAGGCCTTCGAAGACGGCTCTGGCCACGGCGTCGCGGCCGTGTTCGAGGCTCAATCCCCAGAACGTCCCCCTGGCCTTGGTGTCGAGGAAGGGGACGCGTTCCCCGGCGGGGGAGAGATAGGGCAGGAAAGTCAACCCATCCGCCCCGGGCGGAGCCTGTTCGGCCAGTGCGCTGAGCTCGCTCGGGTGCCGCAGATCGAGCAGTTCGGTCGCCCAGCCGAGCACTTCGGTGCCCGCGAGCGTCGGGAAGGCCCGCAGCAGGTCGGAAGCGGAGTCGAGCACGAGGGTCAATCCGGCCGGGGAGCCCGAGGTGTCCACTTCGGGCTGGACCACGTTCGTGCACAGCGTCGTGCCGAGGATGGTGCACGCCTGCCCGGCCGTGGTGGTGCCGGTCCCACGGGCCGTGGCGGCCACGTCGTAGGGGGCGAGCACCACCGGGGTCCCCTCGGGAAGCCCCAGCTCGCCCGCCGCGTGTGCGGTGAGGGGGGCCGATCGGTCGGCGCCGTCGAGGATGGGGGGCAGGAGACGCTCCGCCCATTCGAGGTCGAACAGCGACAACAGCTCCGGCGAGTACGTCCGGGAACGAGGGTCGAGCAGTGGCACCGAGGCGTCGGAGTGGTCGACACCCACCACACCGGTGAGCCGAAAGAAAAGCCATCCGCCACAGGTCAGGGCGGTGGCCGAGGTGGCGAGTCGTTCCGGGTCATGGGCACGCAACCAGGTGAGCACCGCGTGTGGCAGGCCCGCGAAGCCCACCGAACCGTTGATCCGGAACGCCGATTCCACCACTCCGTCGCGCAGCCAGGCGTCCACCTGCGGGGCGGCTCGTCCATCGGACCACAGCACGGCGGGACCCGTCGGTTCCCCGCGGTCGTCGACCAGCCAACAACCGTCGCCCTGCGCGGTCAGTGCGAGGAACCGGACGTCGTCCGGTGCGCTGGGGAGCACCTCGTTGACCGCTGCGACCACCGCGCGCCACACCGCCGTCATGTCCTGTTCGGCCCATCCGGGGTGAGGTCTGCGGACTTCGGTGGCGTGCCGGGCCACCGCGACCTCGCGACCGGACTCGTCGAAGACGACGGCCTTGATCAGCGAGGTTCCGGCGTCGACCGCGATCGCCGACATCCAGCCTCCTCGTACGAACGGTCTCGGGGGACTCCAGCACAACCCGCAACCCCGCCCCGGACAAGGGCGGCGAGCCGAAC
It encodes the following:
- a CDS encoding histidine phosphatase family protein, whose translation is MTDLILVRHGETIWHHDNRYTGRSDVPLTERGHRQAEAFARWAATSPPHALWVSPLSRARDTAAPIAKATGLSMRIDERLVELDFGRGEGLTGAEMDEAFPEARRAFVADPVANHLPGGEDPVHAAERMAACAADIVREHPNETVLVVGHSTAHRLLLCRLLGLPLSSYRRVFPVFRNCAVTTVRWNGTDPAALIEYNVPPDHRAVAA
- a CDS encoding FGGY-family carbohydrate kinase: MAPSTDNTISAPVWLGLDVGTQSVRCVATDHTGTTVASGSHPLRSVREGRRHEQDPDKWWSALIAACSQTMEGVGARPVRGLALCATSGTILLADDRLEPLTPGLMYDDARAEDEARRAVEAGEELWGRLGYRPQASWALPKLLWLLEHHAAADTGRLLHQADYLTSLLAGRRTAADSSHALKTGYDLDNERWPEDVLAALHVPEAVLPEVVRPGTPIGEVGPEAAELTGIPVGTPIIAGMTDGCASVLGSGTLTVGSWNSVLGTTLVLKGVTDLRVRDPLGVVYSHRAPGGNWLPGGASSVGAGVLSELFAGADLDRLTTLAAERPQSTVVTYPLVSKGERFPFVAAEAHRFTLGEPADDVDAYAAVLRGVAFVERLCFDYLDLLGAPTDGTVTTTGGGARNRYWTRLRATVLDRPISVPRDADPAAGMALLARSHESSLAEAARDLVRDAEVVEPDPAARDVLTEGYLTLVEALHGRGWLPDELATHARKRSAR
- a CDS encoding FGGY-family carbohydrate kinase — its product is MSAIAVDAGTSLIKAVVFDESGREVAVARHATEVRRPHPGWAEQDMTAVWRAVVAAVNEVLPSAPDDVRFLALTAQGDGCWLVDDRGEPTGPAVLWSDGRAAPQVDAWLRDGVVESAFRINGSVGFAGLPHAVLTWLRAHDPERLATSATALTCGGWLFFRLTGVVGVDHSDASVPLLDPRSRTYSPELLSLFDLEWAERLLPPILDGADRSAPLTAHAAGELGLPEGTPVVLAPYDVAATARGTGTTTAGQACTILGTTLCTNVVQPEVDTSGSPAGLTLVLDSASDLLRAFPTLAGTEVLGWATELLDLRHPSELSALAEQAPPGADGLTFLPYLSPAGERVPFLDTKARGTFWGLSLEHGRDAVARAVFEGLTMVIKDCVLAADVDATELRLCGGGTNSSLWCEIIADVVGVPVVRPADAEAGAKGAFLTGLVATGVEPDITTAARRYVHTERTYDPDPERVQRYHEVYARFRDLRGISARGWHRDTTQ